The following are from one region of the Chloracidobacterium sp. genome:
- a CDS encoding PD40 domain-containing protein, whose product MERDSEQIFEFDEFLVDLSEKTLLKNGVPIRLTPKALDTLAVLIRNAGRLLEKDELMREIWQDRFVEEGNLAFNVKVLRKALGDNAANPRFIETVQRRGYRFIADVRRVRHANGKGLAQKSKLFEPGLPGDLSEGSILEVGADNADENRSVPSSRAILADDENRSMGSTPPSRTARSRRLAYLRFVAGTLLAVAIGFGLYQVFSTAVSPSGGRLTAVKRLTANGDVRLAAFSPDGKFIAFTAGESGKQSLWLKNIPSGSETQLSLKTGHTSFNSLAFSPDGAFIFYGSKGMLFRLPVLGDAPTEILSDFGGEISFSPDGKRFAYIAYPPDNRENAALVVSNIDGGERTSLAVSTRPTLFLRSAAWSPDGKHIVCAALNSEGHQEIAAVRVSDGHVSNVPTPKWNTILRIAWAPDGNGLLVVAEANKNLLNQIWSVRFPSGESRKLTDDSHNYQSVSVAADGRSIMAVRAEQSAHLFVMPAGDRDRIKQITGGFEKFDGVFSLGWLDIDKIFYANAPSGRPELWQSNEDGSDAKRISTDVTGGAITPDSQHTVFQDIDDSGPGLFKLNRSDNRRTRLTSGSDDHPAISPDGGSIVFTRYGEDVALWTVPIDGGEPKRLTSFTGYPTASVFSPDGRMIAVYRGVSSNLSPPTIAIIDARDGEILKEFSVPVQFSRNWLSKIAIQWALDGKAVYFLSINDNISNIFRQPVDGGPATQITDFADGLIFNFAFSPDGSKLLLSRGSFSRDVILLANAE is encoded by the coding sequence ATGGAACGCGATTCTGAACAGATCTTCGAATTCGACGAATTTCTAGTCGATCTCTCGGAAAAGACCCTCCTAAAGAACGGCGTTCCAATTCGGCTTACGCCAAAAGCACTCGATACACTTGCGGTACTCATCAGAAACGCCGGCCGATTGCTCGAGAAAGACGAACTTATGCGGGAGATCTGGCAGGATAGGTTCGTCGAGGAAGGCAATCTCGCTTTCAACGTGAAGGTGCTGCGGAAGGCCCTCGGCGACAATGCCGCAAATCCGCGTTTCATTGAGACCGTACAACGGCGTGGTTATCGTTTTATCGCTGATGTTCGCCGGGTCAGGCATGCGAACGGGAAGGGCCTTGCTCAGAAAAGTAAATTGTTCGAGCCGGGACTCCCTGGCGATCTATCTGAAGGATCGATACTCGAGGTGGGAGCCGACAATGCCGATGAGAATCGTTCCGTCCCGAGTTCGCGAGCGATCCTGGCTGATGATGAGAACAGATCCATGGGTTCGACACCCCCGAGCCGAACTGCGCGAAGCCGGCGACTCGCCTACTTGCGATTCGTCGCCGGAACACTACTAGCCGTGGCGATCGGTTTCGGCCTTTATCAAGTCTTTTCAACGGCTGTTTCGCCGTCGGGGGGCCGTCTCACAGCCGTAAAGCGACTAACCGCCAACGGAGATGTCCGACTTGCTGCATTTTCGCCTGACGGGAAGTTCATTGCGTTTACGGCCGGTGAGTCAGGTAAGCAAAGCTTATGGTTAAAGAATATCCCAAGCGGTAGCGAAACGCAGTTGAGCTTGAAAACGGGACACACTTCGTTCAACAGTCTCGCTTTCTCGCCCGATGGGGCTTTTATATTCTATGGCTCCAAGGGGATGTTGTTTCGCCTTCCCGTCCTTGGCGATGCCCCAACTGAGATCCTCTCAGATTTCGGCGGTGAGATATCCTTTTCGCCCGACGGAAAACGGTTTGCCTACATAGCGTATCCGCCCGACAATCGTGAGAACGCTGCGCTTGTCGTCTCAAATATCGATGGAGGCGAGCGAACCTCACTCGCAGTAAGCACGCGTCCTACTTTGTTTCTACGCTCCGCTGCCTGGTCTCCGGACGGCAAGCACATTGTTTGTGCAGCTTTGAATTCGGAAGGCCATCAGGAGATCGCAGCTGTCCGGGTGTCGGACGGACATGTATCGAATGTGCCGACGCCAAAATGGAACACGATATTGCGGATCGCATGGGCCCCGGATGGGAATGGTCTACTTGTGGTCGCAGAGGCGAATAAAAACCTTCTGAATCAGATATGGTCGGTACGCTTCCCTTCCGGTGAATCGAGAAAGTTGACCGACGATTCGCACAACTATCAATCAGTATCGGTCGCAGCGGACGGACGGTCGATCATGGCGGTACGTGCGGAGCAATCCGCCCATTTGTTTGTAATGCCCGCCGGGGATCGTGATCGGATCAAACAGATCACCGGAGGGTTTGAGAAATTCGATGGTGTCTTCTCGCTCGGTTGGCTGGACATTGACAAGATCTTCTATGCAAATGCTCCAAGCGGCCGACCAGAGTTATGGCAGAGCAACGAAGACGGTAGTGATGCGAAAAGGATCTCGACAGATGTAACGGGCGGTGCAATAACCCCGGACAGCCAGCACACAGTCTTCCAGGACATCGATGATTCAGGCCCGGGGCTCTTCAAGCTGAATCGTTCTGACAATCGGCGAACACGTTTAACGTCCGGGTCAGACGACCATCCGGCCATATCTCCGGATGGAGGATCGATCGTCTTCACACGGTATGGTGAAGATGTAGCTCTTTGGACGGTTCCTATCGATGGCGGGGAACCGAAAAGGCTCACGAGTTTTACCGGCTACCCAACGGCTTCGGTCTTTTCGCCTGACGGTCGTATGATCGCTGTCTACCGAGGCGTAAGCTCGAACTTGTCGCCGCCGACCATCGCGATCATTGACGCCAGAGATGGCGAAATTCTTAAGGAGTTTTCGGTGCCCGTGCAATTTTCGCGAAATTGGCTTTCAAAGATAGCGATTCAATGGGCTCTAGATGGAAAAGCTGTCTACTTCCTCTCAATTAACGACAATATATCGAACATCTTTCGGCAACCGGTCGATGGCGGTCCCGCTACGCAAATAACTGATTTTGCCGACGGGTTGATCTTCAACTTTGCGTTCTCTCCCGATGGGTCTAAGCTGCTCCTTTCCCGTGGTTCGTTCAGCCGGGACGTTATTCTTTTGGCAAACGCCGAATAG
- the msrB gene encoding peptide-methionine (R)-S-oxide reductase MsrB, translating to MSEYISETGYDITRLDADTIENLASDLNDEERRVLLEHGTEAPFCGTLLDNKLDGTYACRLCGLPLFTSKHKFDSGTGWPSFHSPFDKEHLAYIEDNSYGMRRTEIRCARCGGHQGHVFPDGPPPTGQRYCLNSASLEFFEDGQDIPQKGD from the coding sequence ATGAGCGAATACATTTCAGAAACGGGATACGACATAACGCGGCTTGACGCGGATACTATTGAGAATTTGGCGAGCGACTTGAACGACGAGGAGCGTCGGGTTTTGCTTGAGCATGGGACGGAGGCCCCGTTTTGCGGGACTTTGCTTGATAACAAGCTTGACGGGACCTACGCGTGCCGCCTTTGCGGGCTGCCGCTGTTCACTTCGAAGCACAAGTTCGACTCCGGCACCGGGTGGCCGTCGTTCCACTCGCCGTTCGACAAGGAGCACCTCGCCTACATCGAAGACAACAGCTACGGAATGCGCCGCACAGAGATCCGCTGCGCACGCTGCGGCGGCCACCAGGGCCACGTCTTCCCCGACGGCCCGCCGCCCACCGGCCAACGCTACTGCCTAAACTCCGCGTCGCTCGAATTCTTCGAAGACGGCCAAGACATCCCGCAGAAAGGAGATTAA
- a CDS encoding amidohydrolase family protein: MRPRTIIFFALTNLVLAASAFTQSDGSQQNRTGRAGTFAIVNARIVTVTGAVIENGTVVIQNGKIAAVGSGTSVPSGAERIDGKGLSVYPGMIDAGTNMGLAEIPQGANATMDLVEPGTLNANAKAITGINPHSSHINVTRVNGITTAHSLPGGGLIAGQSAVINLNGSTQSEMAVVGEFGLVVNYPRIATFGGFGPGGGQQIDFNEAVRRRDTQIEELKRIFTDVENYARAREAYDKDKSLPYVANNVRLDAMVPYVRGVKPVIFTVERERDIRSALKFIADMKLKGIIGGGQEAWKAADELKKQNVPVIYTHIYSLPVREDDAYDILFAAPSLMQKAGIRFAISTGDQGGEVRDLPYHAGLASGYGLPKDEALKAVTIYPAQILGIDNRLGSIEVGKMANIVVTDGDILDPRTNIKHMFIGGRLIPLTSRHTELFDSFKDRK, translated from the coding sequence ATGAGACCGAGAACGATCATATTTTTCGCTTTGACCAACCTCGTTTTGGCGGCATCGGCGTTCACCCAGAGCGACGGCTCGCAGCAAAATCGCACCGGCCGGGCGGGCACGTTCGCGATAGTGAATGCGAGGATAGTCACCGTCACGGGGGCGGTGATCGAGAATGGAACGGTCGTCATTCAGAATGGCAAGATCGCCGCGGTCGGCTCCGGCACCTCGGTCCCGTCGGGTGCCGAGCGGATCGACGGCAAAGGGCTTTCCGTCTATCCGGGAATGATCGATGCGGGGACGAATATGGGCCTTGCCGAGATACCGCAGGGAGCTAACGCGACGATGGATCTCGTCGAACCCGGAACCTTGAATGCAAATGCAAAGGCGATAACGGGCATCAACCCTCATTCGTCGCATATCAATGTAACGCGTGTGAACGGCATCACGACCGCACATTCCTTGCCCGGCGGCGGCCTGATCGCCGGCCAAAGTGCCGTTATCAATCTTAATGGTTCAACGCAGTCCGAGATGGCCGTCGTTGGCGAATTTGGGCTTGTCGTAAATTATCCTCGAATAGCGACATTTGGCGGATTTGGCCCGGGCGGCGGCCAGCAGATCGATTTTAACGAAGCGGTTCGGCGAAGGGACACGCAGATCGAAGAGCTCAAGCGGATATTTACCGACGTCGAAAATTATGCGCGTGCCCGTGAAGCGTATGACAAGGACAAAAGTTTGCCGTACGTCGCCAACAATGTTCGGCTCGATGCGATGGTTCCGTACGTTCGGGGCGTGAAGCCGGTGATCTTCACGGTCGAACGCGAGCGCGATATAAGAAGCGCGTTGAAGTTCATCGCCGATATGAAGCTGAAAGGGATCATCGGCGGAGGCCAGGAAGCCTGGAAAGCGGCGGACGAGCTCAAGAAGCAGAATGTCCCGGTGATCTACACTCACATCTACAGCTTGCCCGTTCGCGAGGACGACGCGTATGACATCTTGTTCGCTGCTCCATCGTTGATGCAGAAGGCCGGAATTCGGTTTGCGATATCGACCGGCGATCAGGGCGGCGAGGTTCGCGATCTGCCGTACCACGCCGGACTTGCAAGCGGCTACGGCCTGCCAAAGGACGAAGCGTTGAAAGCCGTCACAATCTATCCGGCACAGATACTCGGGATCGATAACCGGCTCGGTTCGATCGAGGTCGGCAAAATGGCGAACATTGTCGTCACCGATGGCGATATCCTCGACCCGCGTACGAACATCAAGCACATGTTCATTGGCGGACGGCTTATCCCGCTCACGAGCCGCCACACGGAGCTGTTCGATAGTTTCAAAGATCGAAAGTAG
- a CDS encoding Uma2 family endonuclease has product MNEKAVTQSARAGSREDIVGSDRQIAHRGDNSNGSAVGRPGADRWHNLIVSNTAIAIGSRMHGHKCEIYISNMRVKLRNNFSCCPDLVVVSGEPSFADANIDVLTNPTLVVDVFSNGTDTSGKTKKLESFLETDSIKECLLIKRDEMRIEHYARQNQKQWIYRIYNERDDVVSLDSINCKISLQEIYAQIKFRQAELSSRAVN; this is encoded by the coding sequence ATGAACGAAAAGGCCGTCACACAGTCCGCGCGAGCTGGCTCACGAGAGGATATCGTTGGATCTGATCGTCAGATCGCTCATCGCGGTGATAATTCGAATGGTTCGGCCGTCGGCCGTCCGGGAGCAGACCGCTGGCACAATCTGATCGTTTCAAATACGGCGATCGCGATCGGCAGCCGGATGCATGGACACAAGTGCGAGATATACATCAGCAACATGCGTGTAAAGCTGCGGAACAATTTCTCGTGCTGCCCTGATCTCGTCGTCGTCAGCGGCGAACCGTCGTTTGCCGACGCGAACATCGATGTCCTGACAAATCCGACGCTCGTCGTTGATGTGTTCTCGAACGGCACCGACACCTCAGGCAAGACGAAGAAGCTAGAGAGCTTTCTGGAGACCGACAGCATCAAGGAATGCCTGCTGATAAAACGGGACGAGATGCGGATCGAGCACTACGCCCGACAAAATCAAAAACAGTGGATCTATCGCATCTACAACGAACGCGACGACGTTGTCTCACTCGATTCCATCAATTGCAAGATCTCGCTTCAGGAGATCTATGCTCAGATCAAATTTCGGCAGGCTGAGCTAAGTTCGCGGGCGGTGAATTGA
- a CDS encoding carboxypeptidase regulatory-like domain-containing protein, whose protein sequence is MRSFILNLFLSFAAIAQTGGQYELESSMIASGRASTGGQFDLTEAAGQTLAGSRSNGGPFSVQSGFWTANFAPTAAQVAISGRVLTPGGQGIRNIKVVLTALNGETRESQSGSLGYYRFENVTAGATYIVTVSNGRFVFDQPSMIVNVMDDLTDLDFISN, encoded by the coding sequence ATGCGGTCCTTTATCTTGAACCTGTTCTTGTCTTTTGCAGCCATCGCACAAACCGGTGGCCAATATGAGCTCGAGTCATCTATGATCGCTTCCGGACGAGCATCAACCGGTGGACAGTTCGACCTTACCGAGGCGGCCGGTCAGACACTCGCGGGGAGCCGCTCTAATGGCGGGCCTTTTTCCGTGCAAAGCGGATTTTGGACAGCCAACTTTGCTCCGACGGCAGCACAAGTGGCAATAAGCGGCCGGGTCTTAACGCCGGGCGGGCAGGGGATTCGAAATATAAAAGTCGTTCTCACCGCGCTTAACGGCGAGACCCGCGAATCGCAGTCGGGAAGCCTGGGCTATTACCGATTTGAAAACGTTACAGCGGGCGCAACGTACATCGTAACGGTCTCCAACGGACGTTTCGTATTCGATCAGCCTTCGATGATCGTGAACGTTATGGACGACTTGACCGATCTGGATTTCATTTCGAATTAG
- a CDS encoding amidohydrolase family protein has product MIRRLFSITCIACILALPLVVSAQAGGELLIRNATVMTATRGTLANTDILVRDGKIVRIGKNITAGSGARVIDATGKYVTPGIIDAHSHTMMNAVNEGTLSVTSMTRIRDVLNPSDIAIYRALAGGVTAALLLHGSANSIGGQSSTVKFKYGRPVEEFVVADAPSGIKFAMGENPKRSSQTFQPGQTPRYPRTRMGVLETIRDAFLRARDYKQAWDDFRAKKTKVPPRRDMELEPIVEILEGKRKVHAHGYRSDEHLNLLRLADEFGFKIGTLQHGLEAYKFAPEIAKHGAGVSIFVDSWSYKLEAYDAIPYNAYILWKNGVNVSINSDSNERMRRLNLDAAKVMKYGGVPEQDALKMITLNPAIQLGIGNRTGSIDTNKDADIVIWSGHPFSPYSIAEVTLVEGEVYFDRAVDAQRRTALAKEREELEKLDVNKAPGSGGGPPRIPTERLRGDLDDAEHIDGGNDR; this is encoded by the coding sequence ATGATAAGACGTCTATTTTCAATAACTTGCATCGCTTGTATTCTCGCATTGCCATTGGTCGTATCGGCCCAGGCTGGCGGTGAATTGCTGATCCGCAATGCGACCGTCATGACCGCCACCCGCGGTACGCTTGCGAATACCGACATTCTGGTTCGTGACGGTAAGATCGTTCGGATCGGTAAGAATATCACGGCCGGTAGCGGTGCTCGTGTGATCGACGCGACCGGCAAGTATGTAACGCCGGGCATCATCGATGCTCATTCGCACACGATGATGAATGCGGTCAATGAGGGTACGCTTTCGGTGACGTCGATGACGCGCATTCGCGACGTTCTCAATCCGAGCGACATCGCTATCTATCGTGCGCTTGCGGGCGGCGTGACAGCGGCTTTGCTGCTCCACGGTTCGGCAAATTCGATAGGCGGTCAAAGTTCGACGGTCAAGTTCAAATACGGCCGCCCCGTCGAGGAATTCGTCGTTGCCGATGCACCTTCCGGGATCAAATTCGCAATGGGCGAGAACCCAAAGCGTTCGAGCCAGACCTTTCAACCCGGACAAACACCGAGGTACCCGCGAACCCGCATGGGCGTGCTCGAGACCATTCGCGATGCGTTTTTGCGAGCTCGCGATTACAAACAGGCGTGGGACGATTTTCGAGCAAAGAAAACCAAGGTTCCGCCACGTCGTGATATGGAGCTTGAACCGATCGTTGAGATCCTGGAAGGAAAGCGTAAGGTACATGCACACGGCTACCGCTCTGATGAACATCTCAATCTTCTGAGACTTGCCGACGAGTTCGGCTTCAAGATCGGGACCTTGCAGCACGGGTTGGAGGCGTACAAATTTGCGCCCGAGATCGCTAAGCATGGTGCAGGCGTTTCGATCTTTGTGGATAGCTGGAGTTACAAGCTCGAGGCCTATGATGCGATCCCCTACAACGCATATATCCTTTGGAAAAATGGCGTCAACGTATCGATAAATTCCGATTCTAACGAACGCATGCGAAGGTTGAATCTGGATGCTGCAAAGGTGATGAAATACGGCGGAGTTCCCGAACAGGACGCACTCAAGATGATCACGCTGAACCCGGCCATCCAGCTAGGCATCGGCAATCGGACCGGCTCGATCGATACGAATAAGGATGCTGATATCGTCATTTGGTCAGGCCATCCGTTCAGCCCGTATTCGATCGCGGAGGTCACGCTCGTCGAAGGCGAGGTCTACTTTGACCGTGCAGTTGATGCACAGCGCCGGACGGCACTTGCTAAAGAACGCGAGGAACTTGAGAAACTTGACGTAAATAAAGCCCCCGGAAGCGGAGGCGGGCCGCCGCGAATTCCGACCGAGAGGCTTCGCGGCGACCTTGACGACGCCGAGCACATTGACGGAGGTAACGATCGATGA
- the lpxD gene encoding UDP-3-O-(3-hydroxymyristoyl)glucosamine N-acyltransferase, producing MKLAELAAQTSATIENGTPEIEIRSAAGLDIAGPGDITFLANPKYTPQIAATKASAIFLNEGVEAGRDDIAILRAKDAYLAYTRALRLFYPERPVSPGVHPSAVIDPTAEVSPEAEIGANAVVGAGCKIEKGVKLFPNVTIYDGVSIGEGSVLHSGVSVRENCEVGRRCIIHNNTTIGSDGFGYAKDEEKRWLKIPQVGRVVLEDDVEIGANTAIDCASVGETRIKRGAKIDNLVQIGHSCTVDEDALICSQTGLAGSSVIGKRVILAGQVGIAGHLKVGDDAVITAKSATSHDVEPGKVISGIPGFDNKDWLRSTAAYRRLGELARTIRELEKKVSGS from the coding sequence ATGAAACTCGCCGAGCTCGCGGCCCAAACCTCCGCAACGATCGAAAATGGTACACCTGAGATCGAGATCAGATCGGCCGCCGGGCTGGATATCGCCGGGCCGGGCGACATTACGTTCCTTGCAAACCCGAAATACACTCCGCAGATCGCCGCGACAAAGGCGTCCGCTATCTTTCTGAACGAAGGCGTCGAAGCCGGTCGCGACGACATCGCCATCCTCCGTGCAAAGGACGCCTATCTTGCCTACACACGTGCTTTGCGTCTGTTTTATCCCGAAAGGCCGGTCAGTCCGGGAGTGCATCCATCAGCGGTGATCGACCCGACCGCTGAGGTTTCGCCCGAAGCTGAGATCGGTGCAAATGCGGTCGTCGGTGCGGGCTGCAAGATCGAAAAAGGCGTGAAGCTTTTCCCGAACGTGACCATTTACGACGGCGTTTCGATCGGCGAAGGCTCGGTGCTGCATTCCGGAGTTTCCGTTCGGGAAAATTGCGAGGTCGGCCGCCGCTGCATCATCCACAACAACACGACCATCGGCTCGGACGGCTTTGGTTACGCCAAGGACGAGGAGAAACGCTGGCTGAAGATACCGCAGGTCGGCCGCGTCGTTCTCGAAGACGACGTCGAGATCGGTGCGAATACGGCCATCGACTGTGCCTCGGTCGGCGAGACGCGCATCAAACGCGGTGCAAAGATCGACAACCTCGTCCAGATCGGCCATTCGTGCACGGTCGATGAGGACGCTCTAATCTGTTCGCAAACTGGACTCGCCGGTTCGAGTGTGATCGGCAAACGTGTGATACTCGCCGGCCAGGTCGGCATCGCCGGACACCTGAAGGTTGGCGACGATGCTGTCATCACGGCTAAATCGGCGACATCACACGACGTCGAACCGGGCAAGGTCATCTCCGGCATCCCCGGCTTCGACAACAAAGACTGGCTCCGCTCCACCGCCGCCTACCGCCGCCTCGGTGAACTCGCCAGGACGATTCGTGAGCTGGAAAAAAAGGTGTCCGGCAGTTGA